A DNA window from Limanda limanda chromosome 6, fLimLim1.1, whole genome shotgun sequence contains the following coding sequences:
- the si:ch211-167j9.5 gene encoding tyrosine kinase receptor Cad96Ca encodes MMDGNNTSEVIGSTPPSDSTVLVMDKGVYFLAGALSFTVLTFTLLGILCIRKYRSLVRTIRELEVRKSAPRPVPRLEAPVRPVRQQPAAEEEDEEPSLRASLQHSSTVRASSRGLWRGRPQVPRFTKTDLNLMQLIKSGKEGAFYQARMTRGTCKGHNMFTCKISKEGVRSKHVDIEVSIMRKLVHHKNILQLLDWSNTEDPYILIMEYVSYGTLKTFLQSNRSHLSADPELQSLLTIASYHIALAMNHLRSKMIVHCDLALRNIMVNKFPWEVKVAEFGLARDLSRITSRHSSRWRNPRQPVPLRWYPPEYFRNNYYSFKGDVWAFGIVLWEMQTFGTLPYPDLETSEAVVYHICIGQKNTNPQGCRPEILHIMQACWREPYTLRPSFTDIVEMLENILENDADYVDIEGPGLLATDEAEYHDSKYLRAANVTLDDENHI; translated from the exons ATGATGGATGGTAATAACACCAGTGAAGTTATAGGCTCGACTCCGCCCTCAGACTCTACAG TCTTGGTGATGGACAAGGGTGTCTACTTCCTCGCGGGGGCCCTCTCCTTCACCGTCCTGACGTTCACACTGCTGGGCATCCTGTGTATCAGAAA ATATCGCTCTTTGGTTCGTACCATTAGAGAGCTGGAGGTGAGGAAATCGGCGCCTCGCCCTGTCCCTCGGCTAGAGGCACCCGTCAGGCCTGTGAGGCAGCAGccagcagcggaggaggaagatgaggagccTTCTCTCCGGGCttccctgcagcacagcagcacagtCAGGGCCTCGTCCAGGGGGCTGTGGAGAGGCCGGCCACAG GTTCCTCGGTTCACTAAGACAGATCTGAACCTAATGCAGCTGATCAAATCAGGAAAGGAGGGCGCCTTCTACCAGGCCAGGATGACCAGAGGGACGTGTAAAGGCCACAACATGTTCACGTGCAAGATCAGCAAGGAAG GTGTCCGTTCTAAGCATGTGGACATAGAGGTTTCCATCATGAGGAAACTGGTGCATCACAAGAACATCCTGCAGTTACTGGACTGGAGCAACACTGAGG ATCCTTACATTCTGATCATGGAGTATGTGAGCTATGGCACTCTGAAGACCTTCCTGCAGAGCAACAGAAGTCACCTGAGTGCAGATCCTGAGCTGCAGAGCCTCCTCACCATCGCCTCTTATCACATCGCTCTAGCTATGAACCACTTGCGCTCCAAAATG ATTGTGCACTGTGACTTGGCTCTGAGGAATATCATGGTCAATAAGTTTCCTTGGGAGGTGAAAGTGGCAGAGTTCGGCCTTGCCCGAGATTTGTCACGCATCACAAGTCGCCACAGCAGCCGCTGGAGGAACCCACGG CAGCCAGTGCCACTGCGCTGGTACCCACCTGAGTACTTCAGGAACAACTACTACAGCTTCAAGGGAGATGTGTGGGCCTTTGGCATCGTGCTGTGGGAGATGCAGACATTTG GTACCTTACCATACCCAGACCTGGAGACATCAGAGGCAGTGGTGTACCACATCTGTATCggtcaaaaaaacacaaaccctcAAGGCTGCAGACCAGAGAT ACTTCATATCATGCAGGCCTGCTGGCGGGAGCCATACACACTGAGACCCTCATTCACAGACATTGTCGAAATGCTGGAGAACATCCTGGAAAATGATGCA GATTATGTGGACATCGAGGGCCCAGGGCTTCTGGCAACAGACGAGGCTGAATATCATGACTCTAAATATCTACGAGCAGCAAACGTCACCTTGGATGATGAAAATCACATCTAA